A window of Candidatus Methylomirabilota bacterium contains these coding sequences:
- a CDS encoding IS110 family transposase: protein AAGKAKKVALTACMRKLLTILNAMLKHQTPWTINIARSS from the coding sequence TGCAGCCGGGAAAGCGAAGAAGGTCGCCTTGACCGCCTGTATGCGGAAGCTGCTGACCATTCTGAATGCGATGCTCAAACATCAGACCCCGTGGACCATAAATATTGCGCGTAGCTCTTGA